A part of Pantoea vagans genomic DNA contains:
- the metB gene encoding cystathionine gamma-synthase — translation MTRKPATIAVRSGLNDDEQYGCVVPPIHLSTTYNFLDFNEPRAHDYSRRGNPTRDVVQRTLAELEGGAGAVLTNTGMSAIHLVTTVFLKPGDLLVAPHDCYGGSYRLFDSLSKRGAYRVKFVDQGDPVALQAALDEKPKLVLIESPSNPLLRVVDISAICAAARAAGAVSVVDNTFMSPALQNPLALGADLVIHSCTKYLNGHSDVVAGAVIAKDPQQATDLAWWANNIGVTGAAFDSYLLLRGIRTLAPRIAAAQRNALAIVDYLKQQKRVKKLYHPSLPENAGHEHAVRQQRGFGAMLSFEVDGDEALLRRFLKALKLFTLAESLGGVESLISHTATMTHAGMSAEARAAAGISDSLLRVSVGIEDHEDLIADLDNAFRIAAEG, via the coding sequence AGTGCGCAGCGGTTTGAATGATGACGAGCAATATGGCTGCGTTGTCCCGCCCATCCATCTCTCAACGACCTATAACTTCCTGGATTTCAATGAGCCTCGTGCACATGACTACTCCCGTCGTGGCAACCCCACACGTGATGTCGTACAGCGTACGCTGGCAGAACTGGAAGGCGGAGCGGGTGCGGTATTAACCAATACCGGCATGTCGGCCATTCACCTGGTCACGACGGTGTTCCTGAAGCCTGGCGATCTGCTGGTTGCGCCACACGACTGTTATGGCGGCAGCTATCGGTTATTTGACAGCCTGAGCAAACGCGGCGCGTATCGGGTGAAATTTGTCGATCAGGGCGATCCGGTGGCGCTGCAGGCAGCACTGGATGAAAAACCGAAACTGGTGCTGATTGAAAGCCCCAGCAATCCGCTGCTGCGCGTCGTGGATATCAGCGCGATTTGCGCCGCCGCGCGCGCTGCGGGTGCCGTCAGCGTGGTAGACAACACCTTTATGAGTCCGGCGCTGCAGAATCCTCTGGCGCTGGGTGCGGACCTGGTGATCCACTCCTGTACCAAATACCTCAATGGCCACTCTGATGTGGTAGCGGGTGCAGTCATTGCCAAAGATCCACAACAGGCAACTGACCTGGCCTGGTGGGCAAATAACATTGGCGTGACCGGCGCAGCCTTTGACAGTTATCTGCTGCTGCGCGGCATTCGTACGCTTGCGCCGCGCATTGCAGCCGCACAACGCAACGCACTCGCGATTGTGGACTATCTGAAGCAGCAGAAGCGGGTGAAAAAGTTGTATCATCCTTCGCTGCCGGAAAACGCCGGACACGAACATGCGGTACGTCAGCAGCGCGGCTTTGGTGCCATGCTGAGTTTCGAGGTCGACGGGGATGAGGCGCTGCTGCGTCGCTTCCTCAAAGCGTTGAAGCTGTTTACGCTGGCGGAATCGCTGGGCGGCGTAGAGAGTCTGATCTCCCATACCGCCACCATGACGCACGCGGGGATGTCGGCAGAAGCACGCGCGGCAGCAGGCATTTCCGATTCGCTGCTACGGGTTTCTGTTGGTATTGAAGATCACGAAGATTTAATTGCCGATCTGGATAATGCATTCCGGATCGCAGCCGAGGGTTAA
- a CDS encoding bifunctional aspartate kinase/homoserine dehydrogenase II: MTISAGAGTPNIRQLHKFGGSSLADARCYQRVASIMADYSQPGDLMVVSAAGSTTNQLISWLKLSQNDRLSAHQVQQALRRYQSELIGALLPAEIAEPLITAFIRDLEKLAVLLDAPITDAVYAEVVGHGEIWSARLMSAVLSQRDLQACWLDAREFLRAERAAQPQVDEGKSWPLLQTLLAQHPQKRIVVTGFISRNDAGETVLLGRNGSDYSATQIGALAGVGRVTIWSDVAGVYSADPRKVSDACLLPLLRLDEASELARLAAPVLHTRTLQPVSGSDIDLQLRCSYQPEQGSTRIERVLASGTGARIVTSHDDVCLIEIQLPEQHDFAILHKEIDLLLKRAQLRPLAFGVHPDRQLLQLCYTSEVVNSAFTLLQDAGLPGHLQLRDGLALVALVGAGVTRNPLHTHRFWQQLKDQPVEFIWQSEDHISVVAVLRVGPTQHLIQGLHQSLFRAEKRIGLMLFGKGNIGSRWLELFARDQETLSARTGFEFVLAGVADSRRSLLSYEGLDASRALAFFDDEAVERDEESLFLWMRAHPFDDLVVLDVTASTPLAQQYLDFASHGFHVISANKVAGASDSQTWRQIRDAFTKTGRHWLYNATVGAGLPINYTVRDLRDSGDTILAISGIFSGTLSWLFLQFDGTVPFTELVDQAWQQGLTEPDPRADLSGQDVMRKLVILAREAGYNIEPDQVRVESLVPNNCLEGSIDHFFENGEELNEQMLQRLEAAREMDLVLRYVARFDANGKARVGVEAVRPEHPLAALLPCDNVFAIESRWYRDNPLVIRGPGAGRDVTAGAIQSDINRLAQLL; this comes from the coding sequence ATGACGATTTCAGCAGGCGCGGGAACGCCGAATATCAGGCAGTTGCATAAGTTTGGCGGCAGCAGCCTGGCCGATGCGCGTTGCTACCAGCGCGTTGCCAGCATTATGGCGGACTACAGCCAGCCGGGCGATCTGATGGTGGTCTCCGCGGCAGGCTCAACCACCAACCAGCTGATTAGCTGGCTGAAGCTGAGCCAGAACGATCGGCTCTCTGCGCATCAGGTGCAACAGGCTTTACGGCGCTACCAGAGCGAGCTAATCGGTGCGCTGCTGCCTGCTGAGATCGCCGAACCCTTAATCACTGCATTTATCCGCGATCTGGAAAAGCTGGCCGTACTGCTGGATGCGCCGATCACCGATGCGGTCTATGCCGAAGTGGTCGGGCACGGTGAAATATGGTCGGCACGCCTGATGTCAGCGGTACTGAGCCAGCGTGACCTGCAGGCCTGCTGGCTGGATGCGCGTGAGTTTCTGCGTGCTGAACGTGCTGCTCAGCCGCAGGTGGATGAGGGTAAATCCTGGCCCCTGCTGCAGACTTTGCTGGCGCAGCATCCGCAAAAGCGCATCGTGGTGACCGGCTTTATCAGCCGCAACGATGCCGGTGAAACCGTCCTGCTTGGCCGCAACGGCTCCGACTATTCCGCCACGCAGATTGGCGCGCTGGCGGGTGTCGGACGCGTGACCATCTGGAGCGATGTCGCGGGCGTTTACAGCGCCGATCCCCGCAAAGTTTCTGATGCCTGTCTGCTGCCGCTGTTAAGGCTGGATGAAGCCAGTGAACTGGCGCGTCTGGCTGCTCCGGTGCTGCACACCCGCACACTGCAGCCGGTTTCCGGCAGCGATATCGACCTGCAACTGCGCTGCAGCTATCAGCCAGAACAGGGCTCGACCCGCATCGAGCGTGTGCTGGCCTCCGGAACCGGGGCGCGCATCGTCACCAGCCACGATGATGTGTGCCTGATTGAGATTCAGCTGCCCGAGCAGCATGACTTCGCCATCCTGCACAAAGAGATCGACCTGTTGCTGAAGCGCGCGCAGCTGCGTCCGCTGGCGTTTGGCGTTCATCCTGACCGTCAGCTGCTGCAACTCTGCTATACCTCTGAAGTGGTCAACAGCGCCTTTACACTGCTACAGGACGCCGGTTTACCGGGCCATCTGCAGCTGCGCGACGGCCTGGCGCTGGTGGCGCTGGTTGGCGCAGGCGTTACCCGTAACCCGCTGCATACCCATCGCTTCTGGCAGCAGCTAAAAGATCAGCCCGTTGAGTTCATCTGGCAGTCCGAAGATCACATCAGCGTGGTCGCGGTACTGCGCGTCGGACCGACCCAGCACCTGATTCAGGGACTGCATCAGTCGCTGTTCCGCGCAGAAAAGCGTATCGGTCTGATGCTGTTTGGCAAAGGCAATATCGGTTCACGCTGGCTTGAGCTGTTTGCCCGCGATCAGGAAACGCTGTCAGCGCGCACCGGCTTTGAATTTGTGCTGGCGGGCGTCGCGGACAGCCGCCGCAGCCTGCTGAGCTATGAAGGACTGGATGCCAGTCGTGCGCTCGCCTTCTTTGATGATGAAGCAGTGGAACGTGATGAAGAGTCGCTGTTCCTGTGGATGCGTGCTCATCCGTTCGATGATTTGGTGGTGCTGGATGTCACGGCCAGTACACCGCTGGCGCAGCAATATCTTGATTTTGCCAGCCACGGTTTTCATGTGATCAGCGCCAACAAGGTTGCGGGTGCGTCTGACAGTCAGACCTGGCGGCAGATTCGCGATGCCTTTACCAAAACCGGGCGTCACTGGCTCTATAACGCCACTGTTGGTGCTGGTCTGCCGATCAACTATACGGTGCGCGATCTGCGCGACAGCGGCGATACCATTCTGGCGATTAGCGGGATCTTCTCCGGGACGCTGTCGTGGCTGTTCCTGCAGTTTGATGGCACGGTGCCGTTTACCGAGCTGGTAGATCAGGCATGGCAGCAGGGCTTAACCGAGCCTGACCCGCGTGCCGATCTCTCGGGTCAGGATGTGATGCGCAAGCTGGTGATCCTGGCACGTGAGGCGGGCTACAACATCGAGCCGGATCAGGTGCGCGTTGAATCGCTGGTGCCGAATAACTGTCTTGAGGGATCGATTGATCACTTCTTTGAAAATGGCGAAGAGCTGAACGAACAGATGCTGCAGCGGCTGGAAGCCGCGCGGGAGATGGACCTGGTGCTGCGCTACGTTGCCCGTTTTGATGCTAACGGCAAGGCGCGGGTAGGTGTTGAAGCGGTGCGACCTGAGCATCCGCTGGCCGCGCTGCTGCCGTGCGACAACGTCTTTGCCATTGAGAGCCGCTGGTATCGCGATAATCCGCTGGTGATCCGCGGTCCGGGCGCAGGCCGGGATGTCACCGCCGGCGCTATTCAGTCAGATATTAATCGCCTCGCACAGCTGCTGTAA
- the metF gene encoding methylenetetrahydrofolate reductase yields MSFFHANQREALNQSLAELNGQINVSFEFFPPRTSEMEETLWTSIDRLSSLKPKFVSVTYGANSGERDRTHSIIKGIKDRTGLEAAPHLTCVDATRDELRTIAQDYWNNGIRHIVALRGDLPPGSGKPEMYGSDLVSLLKEVGDFDISVAAYPEVHPEAKSAQADLINLKRKIDAGANRAITQFFFDVESYLRFRDRCVSTGIDVEIVPGILPVSNFKQLQRFATLTNVRVPGWMSAMFAGLDDDPETRKMVGANIAMDMVKILSREGVKDFHFYTLNRAEMSYAICHTLGVRPVAAAA; encoded by the coding sequence ATGAGTTTCTTTCATGCCAATCAGCGCGAAGCGCTAAACCAGAGCCTGGCTGAACTGAACGGGCAAATTAACGTGTCGTTTGAGTTTTTTCCGCCGCGCACCAGCGAAATGGAAGAGACTCTGTGGACCTCAATTGACCGCCTGAGCAGTCTGAAACCGAAATTCGTTTCTGTCACTTACGGTGCGAACTCAGGTGAACGCGATCGCACCCACAGCATTATCAAAGGCATTAAAGATCGCACCGGCCTGGAAGCAGCACCCCATCTGACCTGTGTTGATGCGACGCGCGATGAACTGCGCACCATCGCTCAGGATTACTGGAACAACGGCATCCGTCATATTGTGGCGCTGCGTGGCGATCTGCCACCTGGCAGCGGCAAGCCAGAGATGTACGGCAGCGATCTGGTTTCGCTGCTGAAAGAGGTCGGCGATTTTGATATTTCCGTCGCCGCCTATCCGGAAGTCCATCCCGAAGCGAAAAGTGCCCAGGCCGACCTGATTAATCTCAAACGAAAAATTGATGCAGGCGCAAACCGGGCCATTACCCAGTTTTTCTTCGACGTCGAAAGCTATCTGCGTTTCCGCGACCGCTGTGTCTCGACCGGCATTGACGTGGAAATTGTGCCGGGCATCCTGCCGGTCTCTAACTTTAAGCAGCTGCAACGCTTTGCCACGCTGACCAATGTGCGTGTGCCCGGCTGGATGAGCGCAATGTTTGCCGGTCTGGATGACGATCCGGAAACGCGCAAAATGGTGGGAGCGAATATCGCGATGGATATGGTGAAAATCCTGTCACGCGAAGGGGTGAAAGATTTCCATTTTTACACGCTGAACCGTGCCGA